A genomic segment from Truepera sp. encodes:
- a CDS encoding ABC transporter permease subunit — MDISRPGKDFLPRSKTAAGGLLKSLGLLALALFVATAAGLAATYLVQLLAPDAPSFLGIPVAVVVLVLELRYMAQRFSWLMPWYYLLPAIIFLLTFTVFPVLLTVFLGFTDYAGIRNGELNISSETGIVSVDGTRLTIDNPTTLDCKNLRNGCNGVRAVVYASATDVVDAESLDGTRLTLATPPPAGRIVKAVELELPDLGFPVTIRVLEVDGDVLTLERAPPFPPDLTHVTVELDRAAIQRTIISEDGNQLVLNEPLPADVDATSIARYNDFGFVGWRNFKQIWASAPKALFPVFLWNISFGFLTVLINTAVGVLLAVLLNNKALRFRNFYRTLLIIPWALPSVITLQVWRGFLNQNFGAINRVLALLDVSHEPINWLLGDPTAARAAVLIVNLWLGLPFIMTATLGALSAIPDEIYEAARIDGANVWQGFWSVTGPLLRAALLPITLSSFAFNFNNFNVIFLLTDGGPPVSWGTATARGTDILISWAYNEAFRSQGGYAYGFGSAISLLIFIITLAVSLMNFRVTGALKDEGAQA; from the coding sequence ATGGACATCTCTCGCCCCGGCAAAGACTTCCTGCCGCGCAGCAAGACCGCCGCCGGCGGCCTTCTCAAGTCATTGGGGCTCCTGGCTCTCGCGCTGTTCGTCGCGACTGCCGCCGGCCTGGCCGCCACCTATCTCGTTCAGTTACTGGCCCCCGACGCCCCGTCCTTCCTGGGCATCCCCGTAGCCGTCGTCGTCCTCGTGCTGGAACTGCGCTACATGGCGCAGCGGTTCTCCTGGCTCATGCCCTGGTACTACCTTCTTCCGGCCATCATCTTTCTACTCACCTTCACCGTGTTCCCGGTGCTCCTCACGGTCTTCTTGGGGTTCACCGACTATGCAGGCATCCGCAACGGCGAACTGAACATCAGTAGCGAGACGGGCATCGTCAGCGTCGACGGCACGCGCCTGACGATCGACAACCCGACGACCCTCGACTGCAAGAACCTCCGCAACGGCTGCAACGGCGTACGTGCCGTGGTTTACGCCTCCGCGACCGACGTGGTCGACGCCGAGTCGTTGGACGGCACGCGGCTGACGCTCGCAACGCCGCCGCCCGCGGGCCGGATCGTCAAGGCCGTCGAGCTCGAGCTGCCCGATCTCGGGTTCCCCGTCACCATCCGCGTGCTCGAAGTCGACGGCGACGTCTTGACGCTCGAGCGTGCACCGCCGTTCCCACCGGACCTCACGCACGTGACAGTAGAGCTCGACAGGGCCGCCATCCAGCGGACGATCATCAGTGAGGACGGCAACCAGCTCGTCCTGAACGAGCCGCTGCCCGCCGACGTGGACGCCACCTCCATCGCCCGCTACAACGACTTCGGCTTCGTCGGCTGGCGCAACTTCAAGCAGATCTGGGCGAGCGCGCCGAAGGCGCTCTTCCCCGTCTTCTTGTGGAACATCTCGTTCGGCTTCCTGACGGTGCTCATCAACACGGCCGTCGGCGTGCTGCTGGCCGTGCTGCTGAACAACAAGGCGCTGCGGTTCAGGAACTTCTACCGCACCCTGCTCATCATCCCGTGGGCACTGCCGAGCGTCATCACGCTGCAGGTGTGGCGCGGGTTCCTCAACCAGAACTTCGGCGCCATCAACCGCGTCTTGGCACTACTCGACGTCTCGCACGAGCCGATCAACTGGCTCCTCGGCGATCCGACGGCGGCCCGCGCGGCCGTGCTCATCGTCAACCTGTGGCTGGGCCTGCCGTTCATCATGACGGCCACGCTGGGCGCTCTGTCCGCCATTCCCGACGAGATCTACGAGGCCGCCAGGATCGACGGCGCCAACGTGTGGCAGGGGTTCTGGAGCGTCACCGGGCCGCTGCTGCGGGCCGCGCTGCTGCCCATAACGCTCAGCAGCTTCGCGTTCAACTTCAACAACTTCAACGTGATCTTCCTGCTCACCGACGGGGGCCCTCCCGTCAGCTGGGGTACGGCGACGGCGCGGGGCACCGACATCCTCATCAGCTGGGCCTACAACGAGGCGTTCAGGAGCCAGGGCGGGTACGCCTACGGGTTCGGCTCGGCCATCTCCCTGCTCATCTTCATCATCACCCTCGCCGTGAGCCTGATGAACTTCAGGGTCACAGGCGCGCTCAAGGACGAGGGGGCGCAGGCGTGA
- a CDS encoding maltose ABC transporter substrate-binding protein yields MKKLLIVLGVLIATMSVANAQTLKVWTTWQDQTLDWLRSEAASFTAAFGVDVEIVRLDVNELKQQALLAAPQGEAGDVFAGVPHDQIGEMAVGGILLDMSSYATANYLSDLSEQARLGYTFAGKLFGLPMYVEGPALVVNDDLVKSLPATYDETMALAQQLTTADTFGFMYDIANFYFSYAWIHTYGGYVFGRDANGTLDPTDIGLANEGAVKGGEALKALRFGLDLIPSGTNNDVANGLFVDGALGMIYTGPWAISQYQNAGLNVSVHPIPPLADGTPFSGFMGVQGVLVNSFTNLKVEAANFAKWLSRKDAQVSMARLSGRIPASMSALELVIDDPIIAGFGAALVNSEPMPNIPEMGAVWSPMGNALTAITEDANANVADVLQQAVDEIKGQ; encoded by the coding sequence GTGAAGAAACTACTAATAGTCCTCGGCGTCTTGATCGCCACCATGAGCGTCGCCAACGCTCAAACCCTCAAGGTGTGGACCACCTGGCAAGATCAGACGCTCGACTGGCTGCGCTCCGAAGCCGCCAGTTTCACGGCGGCATTCGGGGTCGACGTAGAGATCGTGCGCCTAGACGTCAACGAACTGAAGCAGCAGGCCCTGCTGGCCGCGCCACAGGGCGAAGCCGGTGACGTCTTCGCCGGTGTGCCGCACGACCAGATCGGTGAGATGGCCGTCGGTGGCATCCTCCTCGACATGAGCTCTTACGCGACCGCCAACTACCTCTCCGACCTGAGCGAGCAGGCCCGGTTGGGCTACACCTTCGCCGGCAAGCTTTTCGGCCTGCCCATGTACGTCGAGGGCCCGGCGCTGGTCGTGAACGACGACCTCGTCAAGAGCCTGCCGGCCACCTACGACGAGACCATGGCTTTGGCGCAACAGCTCACCACTGCCGACACCTTCGGCTTCATGTACGACATCGCCAACTTCTACTTCAGCTACGCCTGGATCCACACCTACGGTGGTTACGTGTTCGGACGTGACGCCAACGGCACCCTCGACCCCACCGACATCGGCCTCGCGAACGAGGGCGCCGTCAAGGGCGGCGAGGCCCTGAAGGCGCTACGCTTCGGCCTCGACCTCATCCCGTCGGGCACCAACAACGACGTGGCCAACGGCCTCTTCGTCGACGGAGCGCTGGGGATGATCTACACCGGCCCCTGGGCGATCAGCCAGTACCAGAACGCCGGCCTGAACGTCAGCGTCCACCCCATCCCACCCCTCGCCGACGGCACGCCGTTCTCGGGCTTCATGGGCGTCCAGGGCGTCCTCGTGAACTCGTTCACGAACCTCAAGGTGGAGGCCGCCAACTTCGCCAAGTGGCTCTCGCGTAAAGACGCGCAGGTGTCCATGGCGCGCCTCTCCGGCCGCATCCCGGCTTCCATGTCGGCACTCGAACTCGTCATCGACGATCCCATCATCGCCGGCTTCGGCGCCGCGCTGGTCAACTCCGAGCCCATGCCGAACATCCCCGAGATGGGCGCCGTCTGGTCGCCCATGGGCAACGCGCTGACGGCGATCACCGAAGACGCCAACGCCAACGTCGCCGACGTTCTGCAGCAGGCTGTCGACGAGATCAAGGGCCAGTGA
- a CDS encoding DNA-processing protein DprA has translation MTLAAHYLAALGTPQLGVTRLKRLVTACGGLEPLLSGARPDHQPDQQTDRARLEGLLPKIGASTRESLPAAKRVVAEARARGLWVSCWEDADYPLALLQDEAGCAPVLFGEGELPHQVLGPPEDLMACAVVGTRRASAHALGFARDLGRAAARHGLTVVSGLALGIDAAAHEGALEATGAVGPTVAVLGGGHGRLHPAANRGLATRIVQKGGSVISEWPPLTNPQPHYFLRRNRVIAGLSRVVAVIEAGKPSGALNTATHAAELGRDVLSVPGRRTDERSRGALELLREGAGLLLEVDDLLQPFGVKRLAEVVEWPATRGRIGPSAAPGTIGPSGAAGTLDPSAPPATAAIRTALELGGEVALDALSSASGLPASELLPVLGMLELEGLVERTASGRFRWRS, from the coding sequence ATGACGCTGGCAGCTCACTACCTAGCCGCGCTTGGCACGCCCCAACTCGGCGTCACCCGCCTGAAGCGCTTGGTCACCGCCTGTGGCGGGTTGGAGCCGCTACTGAGCGGCGCCCGGCCCGACCACCAGCCGGACCAGCAGACGGACCGGGCGAGGCTCGAGGGCCTGCTGCCTAAGATCGGCGCCTCGACCAGGGAGTCGTTGCCCGCAGCCAAGCGGGTTGTAGCCGAGGCACGCGCCCGCGGACTGTGGGTCTCCTGTTGGGAAGACGCCGACTATCCCCTGGCTCTGCTACAAGACGAGGCGGGCTGTGCGCCCGTTCTGTTCGGAGAGGGCGAGTTGCCCCATCAGGTCCTGGGTCCCCCGGAGGACCTGATGGCCTGCGCCGTGGTCGGGACGCGCAGGGCGTCCGCGCACGCACTGGGGTTCGCGCGAGACCTCGGGCGCGCGGCGGCAAGGCACGGGCTGACCGTGGTGTCGGGCCTGGCTCTGGGCATAGACGCCGCGGCCCACGAGGGCGCCCTGGAAGCCACGGGCGCGGTGGGTCCGACGGTGGCGGTCCTCGGTGGTGGCCATGGCCGGCTTCACCCAGCTGCCAACCGCGGCCTCGCGACGCGCATAGTGCAAAAGGGTGGCTCGGTCATCTCGGAATGGCCGCCCCTGACGAACCCACAACCGCACTACTTCCTGCGCCGCAACCGCGTGATCGCCGGGCTCTCCAGGGTGGTTGCAGTGATCGAGGCCGGCAAGCCGTCCGGGGCGCTGAACACCGCGACGCACGCCGCCGAGTTGGGCCGCGACGTGCTGAGCGTTCCCGGTCGCCGGACCGACGAACGCAGCCGCGGCGCCCTCGAGCTCTTGCGCGAGGGCGCCGGCCTGTTGCTCGAGGTGGACGACCTCCTGCAGCCGTTCGGCGTGAAGCGCCTCGCGGAGGTCGTGGAGTGGCCCGCGACACGAGGGCGGATCGGGCCTTCGGCCGCGCCCGGGACGATCGGGCCTTCGGGCGCGGCCGGAACCCTCGACCCATCGGCGCCGCCCGCCACGGCCGCCATCCGCACCGCCCTCGAACTCGGCGGCGAGGTTGCGCTTGACGCCCTTTCAAGTGCGAGCGGCTTGCCGGCCTCCGAATTGCTCCCCGTGCTCGGCATGCTCGAGCTGGAGGGCCTCGTGGAGCGCACGGCGAGCGGCCGCTTCAGGTGGCGGAGTTGA
- the cysS gene encoding cysteine--tRNA ligase: protein MPLEFYNTLSRSKEEFRPVVPGHVGIYMCGPTVYSEPHLGHARGPVVFDVLRNWLEHEGYVVRFVSNVTDVGHLVDDADDGEDKLTRRGRLERLEPMEVAEKYFWSYFDAMAAMGVRRPSIVPRASGHIIEQQVMTSELIDRGAAYERDGSVYFDVSSWPDYGKLSGRDPAEQLEGTRVEVRSDKDDPRDFALWKRAEGGHIMRWPSPWSDGFPGWHIECSAMSVKYLGDEFDIHGGGLDLVFPHHEAELAQAQAAGKPFARVWLHWNMITLQGEKMAKSKGHFVTLAELFAAYDPIVVRLHLLRSHYRSASDFSEVGITSTAQGLKRLRETYRAATLGLADANLRDDAPFAEYRARFAEAMNDDLNTPQAIAVLFDAARAINRNTEAGADDAYRAGAGAFLREHLTGVLGVPVIDEAPSTAGDALAGVVELLLEERQLARDRRDFGRADALRDRLGELGVSIEDTPDGSRWKLG, encoded by the coding sequence ATGCCGCTCGAGTTCTACAACACCCTGTCGCGTTCCAAAGAGGAGTTCCGCCCAGTAGTTCCGGGCCACGTCGGCATCTACATGTGCGGACCCACCGTCTACTCGGAACCGCACCTGGGCCATGCCCGGGGCCCCGTGGTCTTCGACGTACTACGCAACTGGCTGGAACACGAGGGCTACGTCGTTCGCTTCGTGAGCAACGTGACCGACGTGGGCCACCTCGTCGACGATGCCGATGACGGCGAGGACAAGCTCACGCGCCGCGGCCGGCTCGAGCGCCTGGAGCCCATGGAGGTGGCCGAGAAGTACTTCTGGTCCTACTTCGACGCCATGGCCGCCATGGGCGTGCGCCGGCCGAGCATCGTGCCGCGCGCATCGGGCCACATCATCGAACAACAAGTCATGACGAGCGAGCTCATCGACCGAGGGGCGGCGTACGAGCGCGACGGTAGCGTCTACTTCGACGTCTCCTCCTGGCCCGACTACGGCAAGCTCTCAGGCCGAGACCCAGCGGAGCAGTTGGAGGGCACGCGCGTCGAGGTGCGCTCCGACAAGGACGACCCGCGCGATTTCGCCTTGTGGAAGAGAGCGGAAGGCGGGCACATCATGCGCTGGCCCAGCCCATGGAGCGACGGTTTCCCGGGCTGGCACATCGAGTGCTCCGCCATGAGCGTCAAGTACCTCGGCGACGAGTTCGACATCCACGGCGGCGGCCTCGACCTGGTATTCCCCCACCACGAGGCCGAGTTGGCGCAGGCGCAGGCGGCGGGAAAGCCCTTCGCGCGGGTGTGGCTGCACTGGAACATGATCACCCTGCAGGGCGAGAAGATGGCGAAGTCGAAGGGCCACTTCGTTACGCTCGCGGAGCTGTTCGCCGCCTACGACCCGATCGTCGTGCGGCTTCATCTGCTGCGCTCTCATTACCGCAGCGCCTCGGACTTCAGCGAGGTCGGTATCACGTCCACCGCCCAGGGCCTCAAGCGCCTGCGGGAGACGTACCGTGCCGCCACGCTCGGCCTGGCCGACGCCAACCTACGAGACGACGCGCCCTTCGCCGAGTACCGCGCGCGCTTCGCGGAAGCCATGAACGACGACCTGAATACGCCGCAGGCCATAGCGGTGCTGTTCGACGCCGCCCGCGCCATCAACCGCAACACCGAGGCGGGGGCCGACGACGCCTACCGGGCCGGAGCAGGAGCGTTTCTCAGGGAACACCTGACGGGCGTCCTCGGCGTGCCGGTCATCGACGAGGCCCCGAGCACGGCGGGAGACGCTCTGGCGGGCGTGGTCGAACTGCTGCTCGAGGAGCGGCAGCTCGCCCGGGACCGCCGCGACTTCGGGCGCGCCGACGCGCTGAGAGACCGCCTCGGCGAGCTCGGGGTGAGCATAGAAGACACCCCCGACGGGAGTCGCTGGAAGCTCGGCTGA
- a CDS encoding YigZ family protein — protein sequence MAHSTIARAAMHEEVVQGSRFIAYADVAGAVGAATDHLAAIRAEHPAATHHCWAYKIGTAQRFSDDGEPGGTAGRPMLEVILKRGLDHVSAVVVRYFGGKKLGAGGLVRAYSGSLAKALDLAGTHEVPDTLSVTVRAPFAYTDAVLRLLDSYSKTHAPFVREAPEFDGAGLVARVTLAVHDEGGLLRDLTELTQGTARLQADAD from the coding sequence GTGGCCCACAGCACCATCGCCCGAGCCGCCATGCACGAGGAGGTGGTGCAGGGATCGCGGTTCATCGCCTACGCCGACGTTGCCGGTGCCGTTGGCGCCGCCACCGACCACCTGGCCGCCATCAGGGCCGAGCACCCGGCCGCCACTCACCACTGTTGGGCGTACAAGATCGGGACGGCGCAGCGGTTCTCCGACGACGGCGAGCCGGGCGGTACGGCGGGTAGACCCATGCTGGAGGTCATCCTCAAGCGCGGCCTTGACCACGTTTCGGCCGTCGTGGTGCGCTACTTCGGCGGCAAGAAGCTTGGAGCCGGCGGGTTGGTACGCGCCTACTCCGGCAGCCTCGCGAAGGCGCTGGACCTGGCGGGCACGCACGAGGTTCCCGACACGCTCTCCGTCACCGTCCGGGCGCCGTTCGCTTACACCGATGCCGTGTTGCGGCTCCTCGATTCGTACTCCAAGACGCACGCGCCGTTCGTCCGTGAAGCGCCCGAGTTCGATGGTGCCGGGCTCGTGGCGCGAGTGACGCTGGCCGTGCACGACGAAGGCGGGCTGCTGCGCGACCTGACCGAGCTCACCCAAGGCACCGCCCGGCTGCAAGCCGACGCCGACTGA
- a CDS encoding phosphodiester glycosidase family protein, producing MFTRRNLTLSLLVGVLALPLVVARGETPPGTYYRVPDVAVRVADDAITVVHGPYHETYVAGLGWLSNMDADPPVLLGGEVLLNASVLDALEIREPRLEAIRYSGSVEVRIVLDMPQVSPAFLAGLRTGGSRSAGSPLVLHLPPMLVPVTAPEDVSGLELELTASKAEVQLRLSGPAFDYAVFPLENPTRLVIDVTPRRDLSQLVQVEREIAPGVTYRKYHVTTASGPSVVHLVSIAPGSGEFRVVGESRVPRTVSELGNGALIALNAGYFDTRSYAAIGLLKVDYGLLSLPSRGRASVAFSPTGAPLIDRLDADVLLYTSRGTLHVGTANSGGVAVSRTPGTLAGTPSQGVLVVQNGVVIENKIGPRLVPDDGFALAYPASDRDLALLNPGDSVALDTDLRPPGFETAPYAVEAGPLLVQDGVAAYDPAKEGFQTGERILDGLTQQAAVGVKPDGTTLLLVGETMRAADLVQLFLSLGVDRAMRFDSGSSTTLVVDGKVMNRTSERKVVSAVVFLGALAGR from the coding sequence ATGTTCACGCGCCGCAACCTCACCCTGTCGTTACTCGTAGGGGTGCTCGCCCTTCCTCTCGTCGTCGCACGTGGCGAGACCCCTCCTGGTACCTACTACAGGGTTCCCGACGTCGCGGTGAGGGTTGCCGATGACGCCATCACGGTAGTTCACGGTCCCTATCACGAGACCTACGTCGCCGGGCTCGGCTGGCTCTCGAACATGGACGCGGACCCGCCCGTGCTGCTTGGCGGAGAGGTGCTGTTGAACGCCAGCGTGCTCGACGCGCTCGAGATCAGGGAGCCGCGCCTAGAGGCCATCCGTTACTCGGGCAGCGTAGAGGTGCGCATAGTGCTCGACATGCCCCAGGTGAGCCCCGCGTTCCTCGCCGGCCTGAGAACGGGTGGCTCGAGAAGCGCCGGCTCGCCGCTGGTGCTCCACTTGCCACCGATGCTCGTTCCGGTAACGGCGCCCGAGGACGTTTCGGGCCTCGAACTCGAACTCACGGCTTCCAAGGCCGAGGTACAACTGCGCCTTTCCGGACCGGCGTTCGATTACGCCGTCTTCCCCCTCGAGAATCCGACGCGGTTGGTGATCGACGTGACACCACGGCGAGACCTGAGCCAGCTGGTGCAGGTCGAGCGTGAGATCGCCCCCGGCGTCACCTACCGCAAGTACCACGTGACGACGGCCAGTGGTCCTAGCGTCGTGCACTTGGTGAGCATCGCGCCCGGCTCCGGCGAGTTCCGCGTCGTGGGCGAGAGCCGGGTCCCAAGGACCGTCTCGGAGCTCGGTAACGGCGCGCTGATCGCGCTAAACGCCGGCTACTTCGACACCCGGAGCTACGCAGCCATCGGTCTCCTGAAGGTGGACTACGGGCTCCTCTCGTTGCCGAGCCGCGGCCGCGCCAGCGTGGCCTTCTCCCCCACCGGTGCTCCACTCATAGACCGCCTCGACGCGGACGTCTTGCTCTATACCTCCCGCGGCACCCTACACGTGGGCACTGCCAACTCGGGAGGTGTTGCGGTTTCCAGGACGCCGGGCACGCTGGCGGGGACCCCGTCGCAAGGCGTCCTCGTCGTCCAGAACGGCGTCGTGATCGAGAACAAGATCGGGCCGCGGCTGGTGCCGGATGACGGCTTCGCGCTTGCCTATCCGGCCAGCGACCGGGACCTCGCCCTGCTGAACCCCGGCGACTCGGTGGCGCTCGATACGGACCTGAGGCCGCCCGGGTTCGAGACGGCCCCGTACGCCGTCGAGGCCGGGCCGCTCCTGGTGCAAGATGGCGTTGCGGCGTACGACCCTGCCAAGGAAGGCTTCCAGACCGGTGAGCGGATCCTGGATGGGCTCACGCAGCAGGCGGCCGTCGGCGTCAAGCCCGACGGCACCACGCTGCTCCTGGTCGGCGAGACCATGCGTGCGGCGGACCTCGTGCAGCTCTTCTTGAGCCTGGGGGTGGACCGGGCGATGCGCTTCGATAGTGGTAGCAGCACCACTCTGGTAGTGGACGGCAAGGTGATGAACAGAACCAGCGAGCGCAAGGTCGTCAGCGCGGTCGTTTTTCTCGGAGCCTTGGCGGGCCGCTGA
- the thrS gene encoding threonine--tRNA ligase yields the protein MFVLLPDGKRLDVPPHATGADVAGAIGPGLAKAALGVRVDGKLSDLQSEVPEGARVEVLTKKDDASIFLARHTLAHIMAQAVREMFVAEGFAADQVRMGIGPVIENGFYYDFDLPRTLTPEDLEGIDRRMRELVKADLPLVKYELPRSEALARFEAQGDPYKVELINDLPEGEHITFYEQGGPDGFTDLCRGPHLPRTGAVPLHFKLMNVAGAYWRGDETRPMLQRIYGVAFATKEELEHHLWQLEEARKRDHRKLGKELKLFTFADDVGPGLPLFLPRGEIIRHEMERFVREEQTAFGYEHVWTGHMVKEELYVKSGHMANYVDDMFPPMVDGEVSYRLKPMNCPSHMTLFNTQYYSYRDLPLRMAEFATLYRNERSGQLSGLTRVRSLTQDDCHIFCTPEQVRSEFALALRLIRQTLDTYGMTDYRVQLSLRGDKGKYLTDDDKWEQATTALRQALDAEGVAYVEEEGEAAFYGPKADFMARDALGREWQLSTIQVDFIQPARLGCEYVAEDGSKQTPVVIHRAVTGSTERFMGVMLEHFAGDLPLWLAPEQVRVVPISDRHREAALRLVRRFKDAGLRAGIADEGERMNAAVRDAELLKIPYIVILGDKEEATESVSFRSRKEPNRNGVATEAFVAHLRQASEARVLEVAPLG from the coding sequence ATGTTCGTGTTGCTACCAGACGGTAAACGCCTTGACGTGCCCCCGCACGCGACCGGCGCCGACGTCGCGGGCGCCATCGGCCCCGGCCTCGCCAAGGCGGCCCTGGGCGTTCGCGTGGACGGGAAACTCTCCGACCTGCAAAGCGAGGTCCCCGAGGGCGCGCGGGTCGAGGTCCTGACCAAGAAGGACGACGCCTCGATCTTCCTCGCCCGCCACACGCTGGCGCACATCATGGCTCAGGCGGTGAGGGAGATGTTCGTGGCCGAGGGCTTCGCCGCCGACCAGGTGAGGATGGGCATCGGCCCGGTCATCGAGAACGGCTTCTATTACGACTTCGACCTGCCACGCACCCTCACCCCGGAAGACCTCGAGGGCATCGATCGGCGCATGCGTGAACTGGTGAAGGCCGACCTGCCCCTCGTGAAGTACGAGCTGCCGCGCAGCGAGGCGCTGGCCCGCTTCGAGGCGCAGGGCGACCCTTACAAGGTGGAGCTGATCAACGACCTGCCCGAGGGGGAGCACATCACCTTCTACGAGCAGGGCGGCCCGGACGGTTTCACCGACCTCTGCCGTGGTCCGCACCTGCCGCGCACGGGCGCCGTACCCCTTCACTTCAAGCTTATGAACGTGGCTGGGGCCTACTGGCGTGGCGACGAGACCCGGCCCATGCTGCAGCGCATCTACGGCGTGGCCTTCGCCACCAAGGAGGAGCTGGAGCACCACCTGTGGCAGCTCGAGGAGGCCCGGAAGCGCGATCACCGCAAGCTGGGCAAGGAACTGAAGCTCTTCACGTTCGCGGACGACGTGGGTCCGGGGCTGCCTCTGTTCCTTCCGCGCGGCGAGATCATCCGTCACGAGATGGAGCGCTTCGTGCGCGAGGAACAGACGGCGTTCGGTTACGAGCACGTCTGGACCGGTCACATGGTGAAAGAGGAGCTGTACGTCAAGAGCGGGCACATGGCGAACTACGTGGACGACATGTTCCCACCCATGGTTGACGGGGAGGTGAGTTATCGGCTCAAGCCGATGAACTGCCCGTCTCACATGACGCTGTTCAACACGCAGTACTATTCGTACCGCGACCTGCCGCTGCGGATGGCCGAGTTCGCGACCCTGTACCGCAACGAGCGCTCCGGGCAGCTTTCCGGCCTCACGCGCGTCCGCTCACTCACCCAGGACGACTGCCACATCTTCTGCACGCCGGAACAAGTGCGCTCCGAGTTCGCGTTGGCGCTGCGCCTCATCCGCCAGACGCTGGACACGTACGGCATGACGGATTACCGGGTGCAGCTCTCGCTGCGCGGCGACAAGGGCAAGTACCTGACCGACGACGACAAGTGGGAGCAGGCGACCACCGCGTTACGCCAGGCGCTCGACGCCGAGGGCGTGGCGTACGTGGAGGAGGAGGGGGAGGCGGCCTTCTACGGCCCGAAGGCCGACTTCATGGCGCGCGACGCGCTCGGCCGCGAGTGGCAACTCTCGACCATCCAGGTCGACTTCATCCAACCCGCGCGGTTGGGCTGTGAGTACGTTGCCGAGGACGGCAGCAAGCAGACGCCGGTCGTCATACACCGCGCCGTTACGGGCTCCACCGAGCGGTTCATGGGAGTGATGCTCGAGCACTTCGCCGGCGACCTGCCACTGTGGCTGGCACCGGAGCAGGTGCGGGTCGTGCCCATCTCCGACCGCCACCGCGAGGCGGCCCTGCGGCTGGTGCGGCGCTTCAAGGACGCGGGGCTCAGGGCGGGTATCGCAGACGAGGGCGAGCGCATGAACGCCGCTGTCCGCGACGCGGAACTCCTCAAGATCCCTTACATCGTCATACTGGGCGACAAGGAGGAGGCGACCGAGAGCGTCAGCTTCAGGAGCCGCAAGGAGCCCAACCGCAACGGCGTCGCCACCGAAGCGTTCGTAGCCCACCTGCGGCAGGCGTCCGAGGCTCGGGTGCTGGAGGTTGCGCCGCTAGGGTGA
- a CDS encoding peptidylprolyl isomerase: protein MNELLNGFQKVEPLAAERKTRFAGAEHVIEAGKEYRAVVTTNKGAMVLELFSDQAPNTVNNFVFLTLNGYYDGIVFHRVLEDFMAQTGDPTGTGTGGPGYTFADEFHPELSHDGAGVLSMANAGPGPRGEGTNGSQFFITFAATPWLDGKHSVFGRVIDGAEVLGKIQRVDPGRRGGPQPDKMEGVEIYAR from the coding sequence GTGAACGAACTGTTGAACGGTTTCCAGAAGGTTGAGCCCCTGGCGGCTGAGCGCAAGACACGCTTCGCCGGCGCTGAGCACGTCATCGAGGCTGGCAAGGAGTACCGCGCCGTCGTCACCACCAATAAGGGCGCGATGGTCTTGGAGCTATTCTCGGATCAGGCGCCAAATACCGTGAACAACTTCGTCTTCCTCACCCTCAACGGCTACTACGACGGCATCGTCTTCCACCGGGTCCTCGAAGATTTCATGGCGCAGACCGGTGATCCGACGGGCACCGGCACGGGCGGTCCCGGCTACACGTTCGCCGACGAGTTCCACCCCGAGCTGAGCCATGACGGCGCGGGGGTTCTGAGCATGGCGAACGCCGGGCCCGGGCCGCGTGGCGAGGGCACGAACGGCTCGCAGTTCTTCATCACGTTCGCCGCGACGCCATGGCTGGACGGCAAGCACAGCGTCTTCGGCAGGGTGATCGACGGCGCCGAGGTACTGGGCAAGATCCAGCGCGTCGACCCCGGGCGCCGCGGTGGGCCGCAGCCCGACAAGATGGAGGGCGTCGAGATCTACGCCCGCTGA